A window of Xylophilus sp. GW821-FHT01B05 contains these coding sequences:
- a CDS encoding DUF3096 domain-containing protein, whose product MVLGFSIGPVVSLIAGILILVMPRLLNYIVALYLIIMGLLGLFGTR is encoded by the coding sequence ATGGTTTTAGGTTTCAGCATCGGCCCGGTGGTCTCTTTGATCGCCGGCATCCTCATCCTGGTCATGCCGCGCCTGCTGAATTACATCGTGGCGCTGTACCTGATCATCATGGGCCTGCTCGGGCTCTTCGGCACGCGCTAG
- a CDS encoding ABC transporter substrate-binding protein: MKPPRFPLLSRRGFGMAASLAAATLAVPSLLHAQRPTLEKSRVVIAVGGKGSFYYLPLTVADQLGFFKAEGLQVDIGDFAGGSRSLQAVVDGVADVCCGAFEHTVSLQSKQQFFRCFVLMGRAPQIVVGVSHKTMAQYKTLADLKGKRIGVTSPGSSTNMAINLLLTQAGLKPSDVTFVGVGAAGEALEALRSGQIDAISNVDPVITMLEQRGDIRVISDTRTLRGAQEVFGGPMLGACLYAPTEFLGRCPNTAQALTSAIVHALKWIQTAGPSDILKAVPESYWLGDRALYLAAFGKMREAISPDGLVPEQGPATAVRALASFDPAVQRSKIDLARLFTNDFARRAKMRFQA; encoded by the coding sequence ATGAAACCCCCTCGCTTTCCCCTCTTGAGTCGCCGCGGCTTTGGCATGGCCGCATCGCTGGCCGCCGCCACACTGGCCGTGCCGAGCCTGTTGCATGCACAGCGGCCAACGCTGGAGAAGTCGCGCGTGGTGATCGCCGTGGGGGGCAAGGGCAGCTTCTACTACCTGCCGTTGACGGTTGCTGATCAACTGGGCTTTTTCAAGGCAGAGGGCTTGCAGGTGGATATCGGCGATTTCGCCGGCGGCTCGCGCTCATTGCAGGCCGTGGTCGATGGCGTGGCCGACGTCTGCTGCGGCGCGTTCGAGCACACCGTCAGCCTGCAGAGCAAGCAGCAGTTCTTCCGCTGCTTTGTGCTGATGGGGCGCGCGCCGCAGATCGTGGTGGGCGTATCGCACAAGACCATGGCGCAGTACAAGACCCTGGCCGATCTGAAGGGCAAGAGGATCGGCGTGACCTCGCCCGGTTCGTCCACCAACATGGCGATCAACCTGCTGCTGACGCAGGCGGGCTTGAAGCCGTCTGATGTGACTTTTGTCGGCGTTGGCGCTGCGGGGGAGGCGCTGGAGGCACTGCGCTCGGGCCAGATCGATGCCATCAGCAATGTCGATCCGGTCATCACCATGCTGGAGCAAAGGGGCGACATCCGCGTGATCAGCGACACGCGCACGCTCAGGGGCGCGCAAGAGGTGTTTGGCGGCCCGATGCTCGGCGCCTGCCTGTATGCGCCCACAGAGTTCCTGGGCCGCTGCCCCAACACCGCACAGGCGCTGACCAGCGCCATCGTGCATGCCCTGAAGTGGATACAGACCGCCGGGCCCAGCGACATCCTCAAGGCGGTACCTGAGAGCTACTGGCTGGGCGACCGTGCGCTCTACCTTGCTGCCTTTGGCAAGATGCGCGAGGCCATCTCGCCCGACGGCCTGGTGCCCGAGCAGGGGCCGGCCACTGCGGTGCGTGCGCTGGCGAGCTTCGACCCGGCGGTGCAACGCAGCAAGATCGACCTCGCCAGGCTCTTCACCAACGACTTTGCGCGGCGGGCCAAGATGCGCTTCCAGGCCTGA
- a CDS encoding cytochrome c — protein sequence MNISLPLLAAVAFAATPALAQNAAPANPQVIRGEYLARAGDCISCHTRPQGAPFAGGLPMATPFGTIVSTNITPDTEQGIGSYTQEDFTRVLREGRAKDGHRLYPAMPYTNFARLNDEDMQALYAYFMKGVQPARQDNAKTALRWPFSMRGLMAGWNLLYLSGKPYTPDAAQSAEWNRGAYLVQGLGHCSACHTPRGATGAEKASTDKDGDAFLSGAVIDGWYAQPLRNTAEPGLATWSPQDIVEYLKTGRTGHTAAFGPMAQVVTNSTQYMTREDLGAIAIYLKSLGGSGAAPAAAVAPAADPTAMALRDGKVEQRGALVYLNNCSACHRSDGQGAQRTFPTLARNSAVAAKDPTSLIRLVLQGSAMPYTTEAPSELGMPGFGWRLTDDNVADLLSFVRSSWGNKAAAVTPQEVAKVRSAVAKTTPTASR from the coding sequence ATGAACATCTCGCTTCCCTTGCTGGCCGCTGTGGCTTTTGCTGCGACCCCTGCGCTGGCCCAGAATGCCGCGCCCGCCAACCCACAGGTGATACGCGGCGAATACCTGGCCCGCGCCGGCGACTGCATCAGCTGCCACACGCGACCGCAGGGCGCACCCTTTGCCGGCGGCCTGCCCATGGCCACGCCCTTTGGCACCATCGTCTCGACCAACATCACGCCTGACACCGAGCAAGGCATAGGCAGCTACACGCAAGAAGACTTCACCCGCGTGCTGCGCGAAGGCCGGGCCAAGGATGGGCATCGCCTGTACCCGGCCATGCCCTACACCAACTTCGCGCGGCTCAATGACGAAGACATGCAGGCGCTCTATGCCTACTTCATGAAGGGCGTGCAGCCGGCCAGGCAGGACAACGCCAAGACCGCGCTGCGCTGGCCCTTCAGCATGCGCGGCCTGATGGCTGGCTGGAACCTGCTCTACCTCTCCGGCAAGCCCTATACGCCGGACGCCGCGCAAAGCGCCGAGTGGAACCGCGGCGCCTACCTGGTGCAGGGCCTGGGCCACTGCAGCGCCTGCCACACGCCGCGCGGCGCCACCGGGGCCGAGAAGGCCTCTACCGACAAGGACGGTGACGCGTTTCTGTCAGGCGCCGTGATCGACGGCTGGTACGCCCAGCCGCTGCGCAATACCGCCGAGCCCGGCCTGGCGACCTGGTCGCCGCAAGACATCGTCGAGTACCTGAAAACCGGCCGCACCGGCCACACCGCAGCCTTCGGGCCGATGGCGCAGGTGGTCACCAACAGCACGCAGTACATGACGCGGGAAGACCTGGGCGCAATCGCCATCTACCTCAAGTCGCTGGGTGGCAGCGGCGCGGCGCCTGCAGCCGCGGTGGCCCCGGCAGCAGACCCCACGGCCATGGCTCTGCGCGACGGCAAGGTCGAGCAGCGTGGTGCGCTGGTCTACCTCAACAACTGCAGCGCCTGCCACCGCTCCGACGGCCAGGGCGCGCAGCGCACCTTCCCCACGCTGGCGCGCAACAGCGCCGTGGCGGCAAAAGACCCCACCTCGCTGATCCGGCTGGTACTGCAGGGCTCGGCCATGCCCTACACCACCGAGGCGCCGTCCGAGCTGGGCATGCCCGGCTTTGGCTGGCGCCTGACCGACGACAACGTCGCCGACCTGCTGAGCTTCGTGCGCAGCAGCTGGGGCAACAAGGCCGCCGCCGTCACGCCGCAAGAGGTGGCCAAGGTGCGCAGCGCGGTGGCCAAGACCACCCCGACCGCCTCGCGCTAG